From the Euphorbia lathyris chromosome 6, ddEupLath1.1, whole genome shotgun sequence genome, one window contains:
- the LOC136233823 gene encoding pentatricopeptide repeat-containing protein At3g29230, with the protein MSKTALMSAPIRAPTWVSTRRLFEQKLQNLQKCTNLNHIKEVHAQIIKQNLHQDLYVVPKLISAFSTCHHMDLVINVFNQIQDPNVHLYNTLIRAQVQNSQSSIAFATFIYMQKNGIFADNFTYPFLLKACNGQAWLPIVQMIHSNVEKSGFFGDLFVPNALIDSYSKCGLLGVNSAMKLFMGMKEKDIVSWNSMIGGLVKAGELSGARKLFDEMPVADTVSWNTILDGYVKAGEMDEAFDLFNKMPERNVVSWSTMVMGYCRAGDMEMARMLFDRMPMKNMVTWTIIISGFAEKGLVKEAVTLYDQMEATRLRPDDGTLISILSACAETGLLGLGKKIHSSIERIRYKCSVNVSNALLDMYAKCGRMDKALTVFNGMSKKDTVSWNCILQGLAMHGHGKDALQLFSRMQQEGFSPDKVTLIGVLCACTHAGLVDEGLHYFNNMERDYGITPHIEHYGCMIDLLGRGGRLKEACMLVQSMPLEPNAVIWGTLLGACRMHNAVGLADEVLNRLETSDPGNYSMLSNIFAAAGDWNGVAKMRLQMKGAGVQKPSGASSIELDNGVYDFTVFDKTHPKSDMIYQTINNLGKNLKQLGYVPETENEVYAQWN; encoded by the coding sequence ATGTCGAAAACAGCTCTAATGTCAGCACCAATAAGAGCCCCAACATGGGTCTCAACGAGAAGACTCTTTgagcaaaagcttcaaaaccttcaaaaatgcACAAATCTTAACCATATAAAGGAGGTTCATGCTCAGATAATTAAACAGAATCTTCACCAAGATCTTTATGTGGTTCCTAAGTTGATCTCAGCTTTCTCTACTTGCCACCACATGGATTTAGTTATCAATGTTTTTAATCAGATTCAAGACCCCAATGTTCACTTGTATAATACTTTGATCAGAGCTCAAGTGCAGAATTCTCAATCTTCAATTGCATTTGCTACTTTTATTTATATGCAAAAGAATGGTATTTTTGCTGATAATTTCACTTACCCTTTTCTTTTGAAGGCCTGCAATGGGCAAGCTTGGTTGCCAATTGTGCAAATGATACATAGCAATGTGGAGAAATCTGGATTTTTTGGAGATTTATTTGTGCCAAATGCACTAATTGATAGCTACTCTAAGTGTGGCTTGCTGGGTGTTAACTCTGCAATGAAGTTGTTTATGGGAATGAAGGAGAAAGATATTGTTTCTTGGAATTCTATGATAGGTGGGTTGGTTAAAGCTGGAGAATTGAGTGGAGCACGAAAGCTATTTGATGAAATGCCTGTGGCGGATACAGTTAGTTGGAACACAATATTGGATGGCTATGTAAAGGCAGGAGAGATGGATGAAGCTTTTGACTTGTTTAATAAAATGCCTGAGAGGAATGTTGTCTCGTGGTCAACGATGGTTATGGGATATTGTAGAGCTGGAGATATGGAAATGGCTAGGATGTTGTTTGACAGAATGCCTATGAAGAATATGGTTACTTGGACCATAATTATATCCGGGTTTGCCGAGAAAGGGTTGGTAAAGGAGGCAGTAACGTTGTATGATCAGATGGAGGCAACTAGATTACGGCCTGATGATGGGACTCTTATCAGCATATTGTCTGCTTGTGCAGAGACTGGTTTGCTTGGGCTGGGGAAAAAAATTCATTCCTCAATTGAGAGGATTAGATACAAATGCAGTGTTAATGTATCTAATGCGTTGCTTGACATGTATGCAAAGTGTGGTAGGATGGACAAGGCCTTGACCGTGTTTAATGGGATGTCGAAGAAAGATACAGTCTCTTGGAACTGCATACTCCAAGGGCTTGCAATGCACGGCCATGGAAAAGACGCCCTTCAGCTTTTTTCTAGAATGCAACAAGAAGGGTTTAGTCCTGATAAAGTTACTTTAATTGGTGTTTTGTGTGCTTGTACTCATGCGGGTCTTGTTGATGAAGGTCTTCATTACTTTAATAATATGGAGAGGGATTATGGGATTACTCCCCACATTGAGCATTACGGATGCATGATCGATCTATTGGGTCGAGGGGGACGTCTTAAGGAAGCTTGTATGCTTGTGCAAAGTATGCCTTTGGAACCAAATGCTGTTATTTGGGGTACCCTTTTGGGAGCGTGCAGAATGCATAACGCTGTGGGACTAGCAGATGAGGTACTAAATCGCCTTGAAACATCAGATCCGGGTAATTACTCAATGTTGTCGAATATTTTTGCTGCTGCTGGTGATTGGAATGGTGTTGCCAAAATGAGGTTGCAAATGAAGGGTGCTGGAGTTCAGAAACCATCTGGGGCTAGTTCCATTGAGTTGGATAATGGAGTCTATGATTTTACTGTATTTGACAAAACACACCCTAAATCAGATATGATTTATCAAACGATTAACAACTTGGGTAAGAATCTGAAGCAACTTGGCTATGTCCCAGAGACAGAGAATGAAGTTTATGCTCAATGGAACTAG